The genomic interval GCCCGCGGGATCTTCCAGCGCCGCGCCCTTGGCGAAGGTCATCTTGACCACTTGCTTGTAGGTCTCGCCGGTGCAGAGGATGCCGTCATGCGACCAGACCGGCACGCCGCGCCATTTCCATTCCTCGACCACCTCGGGATCGGCCTCGTGGATCAGGGCGCGCAGCCGCGCCAGGGTCTCGCCGCGCCAATCGCCCAGTTCCTTGATCCGCGCATCGATCAGCTGCGAGGCGGGCTGTTCCGTTTCCGGCTGGCTCATGCCGTGTCGCTCCCTTCCGTCCTGCCGCGGTCGGGAGCATGGGGCGAAATCGCCGATGCGGCAACAGGCCCGCCGGCTGCGGGCGGATTCCCGCGCGCAGGGAAAAGGCCGCCGGATCGCTCCGGCGGCCTTTCCTTCGGTTCGGCAGGGCTCAGTCCAGCGGCTTCAGCCGCGCCTCGATCTGCGCGCGCTGCCCTTCCAGGAAGGGCGGCAGGGACAGCGTCTCGCCCAGGCTCTCCAGCGGCTCGTCCACGGCGAAGCCGGGCTCGTCGCTGGCGATCTCGAACAGGTTGCCGCCCGGCTCGCGGAAATAGAGCGAGCGGAAATAGTAACGCTCGACCTCGCCCGAATTGGGCACCCGCATCCCGGTCAGCCGCTTGGCCCATTCGTGAATGGCCGGCTTGTCGGGCACGCGAAAGGCGACGTGATGCACCCCGCCCGCGCCTTGCCGCGCCGTGGGCAGGTCGGGCTGGACCGCGACATGCAGCTCGGCCGCGGGGCCGCCGCGGCCCATCTCGTAGACATGGACGGTGCCATGCCCGTCGGGGCTGGCATAGTCGCGGACCTTGCGCATGCCCATGACCTGGGTCAGCACCGACTCGGTCGGGGCCAGGTCCGGCACCGAGATGGTGATCGGCCCCAGCCCGTGGATCTGGTGCTGCGCCGGCACCGGGCTTTTCGCCCAGGGCGCGGGCTCGGCGTCGGGCGCATCCGCGGTCAGGCGGAAACGCTGGCCCTCGGGGTCCTCGAAATCGAGACTGGCGCGGGTGTCAATCTCGGCGATCCGCCCCAGGGTCAGGCCGCGATCCGCAAGCCGCCCGGCCCAGTAGTCGAGGCTGTCGCCGGCGACCCGCAGCCCGGTGCGGCTGATCGAATGGGTGCCGCGCCGCTCGGGCGCCGCCGGCCAGTCGAAGAAGGTCAGGTCGGTCCCGGGCCGGGCCAGCCCGTCGGCATAGAACAGGTGATAGGCGCTGGTGTCGTCCTGGTTGACGGTCTTCTTGACCAGCCGCAGCCCCAGCGTGTCGGTATAGAACCGCTTGTTGCCGGGCGCATCGGCGGTGATCGCCGTCAGGTGATGAATTCCGGTCAGCTCCATGATGGGCCTCCTTTCTCTTGGCATCAATATCGGGCATCGCGGCCGTTTCCGCCACCGGAGCGGCCGCGAACCTTGCGTTCGCCGATTGCGAACGGCGCGGGACCGGGTAAGCTTGGGCCATGCGTTACGACCTGAACGATCTGGAAACCTTCCTGACGGTGATGGAGCTGGGCACCGTCACCGCCGCGGCCGCGCGGCTGAACCTGTCGAAATCCGTGGTCAGCAAGCGCATCACCGACCTGGAGGCGACGCTGGGCGCGGCGCTGTTTCGCCGCAATGCCGGCCGCATCACCCCCACCGAGGCGGCGCTGCGCCTGGCCGAGCGGCTGCGCCCGGCGCTGGCCGAGCTGATCGCGGCCGCCGAAAGCACCGCCTGGGACATGGACGGGCTGGCGCCGCTGCGCGGCAGCCTGTCCATCGCCGCGCCGATGAGCTTCGGCGTGCTGCATCTGGGGCCGATCATCGCACGCTTCGCCGCCCAGAACCCCGAGCTGGAGATCAGCGTCGATTACGACGACCGCAGCCGCGACCTGGCGCGCGAGGGCTTCGACATCGGCATCCGCATCGGCAAGATGCGCGACAAGGCACTGATGCAGCGCAAGCTGTGCGAGGATGAAAGCGTCGCCTGCGCCAGCCCCGCCTATCTGGACCGCAGGGGCCGCCCGCAGACCCTGGCCGACCTGCGCGAGCATGAGGTGATCGGCTACAGCCACCTGCCGAACAGCCAGCTCTGGCAGTTCCAGGACCGCGACCACTTCGTTTCGCCCCTGGTGCAGGGGCGGCTGTCGATGAACAACGGCGAGGCGATCCGCGACATGGCCATCGAGGGGCTGGGGCTGGCCATCCTGCCCGGCTTCATCGTCGCGCCCGCGCTGGCCGACGGGCGGCTGGAACGGGTGCTGACCGGCTTCGGCACCAGGCCGCTGCCCATCGTCGCGGTCTGGCCGCCGGTCCAGCCCATGCCGGCCAAGCTGCGCCGCTTCATCGACCATCTGGCCGCGGAACTGCACAGCCCGGCCTGGCAGGCGGGCTGGGGAACGGGCCGCCGCGACCCCATATCCCGGGAACCCACAACCCCAAAGGTCGCCCCCTGATGAAACCTGGCGTGAAGAAGATCGGTTTCCTGTCCTTCGGCCATTGGTCGGACGAGCCCGCCTCGCAGGCCCGCAGCGCCCAGGACGTGCTGCTGCAATCCATCGAGCTGGCCGTCGCCGCCGAGGAACTGGGCGCGGACGGCGCCTATTTTCGCGTCCATCACTATGCCCGCCAGCTCGCCTCGCCCTTCCCGCTGCTGGCGGCGGTGGGCGCGCGCACCAGCCGCATCGAGATCGGCACGGCGGTCATCGACATGCGCTATGAAAACCCGCTGTATATGGCCGAGGATGCCGGGGCGGCCGACCTGATCGCGCAGGGCCGGCTGCAGCTTGGCATCTCGCGCGGCTCGCCCGAGCAGGTGATCGAGGGCTGGCGCTATTTCGGCTATTCCCCGGCCGAGGGGGAAAGCGACGCCGACATGGCCCGGCGCCATGCCGAGGTGTTCCTGAACGTGATCGAGGGGCACGGCTTCGCCCGGCCGAACCCGCGGCCG from Paracoccus sp. MA carries:
- a CDS encoding DUF1801 domain-containing protein: MSQPETEQPASQLIDARIKELGDWRGETLARLRALIHEADPEVVEEWKWRGVPVWSHDGILCTGETYKQVVKMTFAKGAALEDPAGLFNASLEGNTRRAIDLHEGDRIDAGALKALIRAAVALNTASKKKGRSK
- a CDS encoding LysR family transcriptional regulator, which translates into the protein MRYDLNDLETFLTVMELGTVTAAAARLNLSKSVVSKRITDLEATLGAALFRRNAGRITPTEAALRLAERLRPALAELIAAAESTAWDMDGLAPLRGSLSIAAPMSFGVLHLGPIIARFAAQNPELEISVDYDDRSRDLAREGFDIGIRIGKMRDKALMQRKLCEDESVACASPAYLDRRGRPQTLADLREHEVIGYSHLPNSQLWQFQDRDHFVSPLVQGRLSMNNGEAIRDMAIEGLGLAILPGFIVAPALADGRLERVLTGFGTRPLPIVAVWPPVQPMPAKLRRFIDHLAAELHSPAWQAGWGTGRRDPISREPTTPKVAP
- a CDS encoding ring-cleaving dioxygenase — translated: MELTGIHHLTAITADAPGNKRFYTDTLGLRLVKKTVNQDDTSAYHLFYADGLARPGTDLTFFDWPAAPERRGTHSISRTGLRVAGDSLDYWAGRLADRGLTLGRIAEIDTRASLDFEDPEGQRFRLTADAPDAEPAPWAKSPVPAQHQIHGLGPITISVPDLAPTESVLTQVMGMRKVRDYASPDGHGTVHVYEMGRGGPAAELHVAVQPDLPTARQGAGGVHHVAFRVPDKPAIHEWAKRLTGMRVPNSGEVERYYFRSLYFREPGGNLFEIASDEPGFAVDEPLESLGETLSLPPFLEGQRAQIEARLKPLD